A region from the Streptomyces tsukubensis genome encodes:
- a CDS encoding MarR family winged helix-turn-helix transcriptional regulator, whose amino-acid sequence MTKTGAPLPPDELADRLTEVLGLAGLLYRRVLRKVEQTAPEQGLSVGVRAVLELLREEGPMTVPRMSGSQALSRQFVQRMVNDGAALGLVEQIANPAHRRSPLIGLTVAGRAAITAVTDREKAVLGRTGGELTEADMEACVRVLSGVLALFDGRGTETHGEREERAEGDGERNGPTGRGRTPSG is encoded by the coding sequence GTGACGAAGACCGGAGCCCCCCTGCCGCCCGATGAACTCGCCGACCGTCTGACCGAGGTCCTCGGCCTGGCGGGCCTGCTCTACCGGCGGGTGCTGCGCAAGGTGGAACAGACGGCCCCGGAGCAGGGGCTCTCCGTCGGGGTGCGGGCGGTGCTGGAGCTGCTGCGCGAGGAGGGGCCGATGACGGTCCCCCGGATGAGCGGCTCCCAGGCCCTGAGCAGACAGTTCGTGCAGCGGATGGTTAACGACGGGGCCGCCCTCGGCCTGGTGGAGCAGATCGCCAATCCGGCGCATCGGCGTTCGCCGCTGATCGGGCTGACCGTGGCGGGACGGGCGGCGATCACGGCGGTCACCGACCGGGAGAAGGCCGTGCTCGGCCGGACGGGCGGCGAGCTGACCGAGGCCGATATGGAGGCCTGTGTCCGGGTGCTGAGCGGGGTGCTCGCCCTGTTCGACGGCCGTGGGACGGAGACGCACGGGGAAAGGGAGGAAAGGGCGGAAGGAGATGGAGAGCGGAACGGGCCGACGGGCCGGGGCCGTACGCCCTCCGGATAG
- a CDS encoding sigma-70 family RNA polymerase sigma factor, with protein sequence MPTETRPADVRPPALGEFRCEDELARGLLAADEYAFAAVYRRWGSLVHAMATRSLGDTHEAEDVTQQVFLGAWRGREGYRSERGPLGGWLVGITRRKIIDALTARTRRLTLIDTVAHDADGRHREGTPDEVLDRVLVAGELSRLPRGQREVLCLAFFEDLTQAQIAERTGLPLGTVKSHARRGLHRLREGIEHGRADEAAA encoded by the coding sequence ATGCCCACCGAGACCCGACCCGCCGACGTCCGGCCCCCGGCCTTGGGGGAGTTCCGCTGCGAGGACGAGCTCGCCCGTGGTCTGCTCGCCGCGGACGAGTACGCCTTCGCCGCCGTCTACCGGCGTTGGGGCTCCCTCGTCCATGCGATGGCGACCCGTTCGCTCGGTGATACGCACGAGGCCGAGGACGTGACCCAGCAGGTGTTCCTGGGGGCCTGGCGGGGGCGGGAGGGCTACCGCTCGGAGCGGGGTCCGCTCGGCGGGTGGCTCGTCGGTATCACCCGCCGCAAGATCATCGACGCTCTGACGGCCCGGACGAGGCGTCTGACCCTGATCGACACCGTGGCCCACGACGCCGACGGGCGGCACCGGGAGGGCACACCGGACGAGGTACTCGACCGGGTGCTCGTCGCGGGCGAGCTGTCCCGGCTGCCGCGTGGGCAGCGCGAGGTGCTCTGCCTCGCTTTCTTCGAGGATCTGACCCAGGCTCAGATCGCGGAGCGCACCGGGCTGCCGCTGGGCACCGTGAAGAGCCACGCGCGGCGTGGTCTGCACCGGCTCCGGGAGGGAATCGAGCACGGCCGTGCCGACGAGGCCGCTGCCTGA
- a CDS encoding DUF5133 domain-containing protein, which translates to MVLEPDPNVVRELIHRYEALTAPDGPREDPSTPTRIEGIVYTLRVLTGTGDESKALSAARGLVSGPGGGRRR; encoded by the coding sequence ATGGTGCTGGAACCCGATCCGAACGTCGTACGGGAGTTGATCCACCGGTACGAGGCGCTCACGGCACCCGACGGGCCACGGGAGGACCCTTCGACCCCCACCCGGATCGAAGGGATCGTCTACACGCTCCGCGTCCTCACCGGTACCGGAGACGAGTCGAAGGCCCTGAGTGCCGCGCGCGGTCTGGTCTCCGGCCCCGGAGGCGGGCGGCGGCGCTGA
- a CDS encoding dihydroxyacetone kinase subunit DhaK, which translates to MSYFLPDDEAVLTACRGLALTHPGIGLCTDPLYLLATRPARRRRVALVAGGGAGHEPLHTGLLGRGGLDAVVPGAVFTSPGSAQIAAASRAAAALRPRDGVLHIVKNYTGDRINFGLAADQLRSAGIPVAEVVVDDDLATDAVPTGRRGTGAAVVVEKLLGALADRGADLDGLAELGGRVAGASRSLAVCARAHTSPVGRAPAFRLRPDELDYGIGIHGERAAHTVRPGPVGAVVTRMLHRLLDAVPGTAQGVIAVISGLGGTSELELRAISALVHRDLTAQGVHVHALAAGTYVAALDMAGFSITLTALEPDWASLWDHPTDTPLRLPGAAAAAATTLIPPAAPAAADAAPARAAVPAEGSRAFLDELHRICLRAHPDLTELDQATGDGDFGDNFCGGVAAAVRLADQQGLTGTNALAETFRDRVGGSSGPLFGVLFTALAPGADRPTADVPALAGALRRALNRITAIGGACPGDCTLVDALAPAAEALAATAPAESGRAVTNAALAAIGGAHGTAVLTARRGRASYTGGHSEGVPDPGAVAVALVLTALARVHEPHLAGDLPGLHGITRGTTPLAGTRDETPARAFKRH; encoded by the coding sequence ATGAGCTACTTCCTCCCCGACGACGAGGCTGTTCTGACGGCGTGCCGAGGGCTCGCGCTCACCCACCCCGGGATCGGCCTGTGCACCGATCCGCTCTATCTCCTCGCCACCCGCCCCGCACGCCGGCGGCGGGTGGCCCTGGTCGCCGGTGGCGGTGCGGGCCACGAACCCCTGCACACGGGCCTGCTGGGCCGCGGCGGGCTGGACGCCGTCGTCCCCGGGGCCGTGTTCACCTCGCCCGGCAGCGCACAGATCGCCGCCGCCTCCCGGGCCGCCGCCGCGCTCCGCCCCCGGGACGGCGTCCTGCACATCGTGAAGAACTACACCGGCGACCGGATCAACTTCGGACTCGCCGCCGACCAGCTCCGGTCCGCCGGTATCCCCGTGGCCGAGGTCGTCGTCGACGACGACCTCGCCACCGACGCCGTGCCCACGGGACGCCGAGGCACCGGAGCCGCCGTCGTGGTGGAGAAGCTCCTGGGCGCCCTGGCCGACCGCGGCGCCGACCTCGACGGCCTCGCCGAACTCGGCGGCCGGGTCGCCGGGGCCTCCCGCAGCCTCGCCGTCTGCGCCCGGGCCCACACCTCGCCCGTCGGGCGGGCGCCCGCTTTCCGGCTCCGCCCGGACGAACTCGACTACGGCATCGGCATCCACGGCGAACGCGCCGCGCACACCGTCCGGCCCGGCCCGGTCGGCGCCGTCGTCACCCGGATGCTCCACCGGCTGCTGGACGCCGTACCCGGCACCGCCCAGGGCGTGATAGCCGTGATATCCGGTCTCGGCGGCACCAGCGAACTGGAGCTGCGCGCCATCAGCGCCCTGGTCCACCGGGATCTGACCGCCCAGGGCGTACACGTCCACGCACTCGCCGCCGGAACCTATGTCGCCGCCCTCGACATGGCCGGTTTCAGCATCACGCTCACCGCACTGGAACCGGACTGGGCGAGCCTGTGGGACCACCCGACGGACACCCCGCTGCGGCTGCCGGGAGCCGCCGCCGCTGCGGCCACCACCCTCATCCCGCCCGCGGCGCCCGCGGCCGCCGACGCGGCGCCCGCCCGCGCGGCGGTCCCGGCCGAGGGCAGCCGGGCCTTCCTCGACGAACTCCACCGCATCTGCCTCCGCGCCCACCCCGACCTCACGGAACTCGACCAGGCCACCGGCGACGGCGACTTCGGCGACAACTTCTGCGGCGGTGTCGCCGCGGCCGTCCGCCTGGCCGACCAGCAGGGCCTCACCGGCACCAACGCCCTCGCCGAAACCTTCCGCGACCGGGTGGGCGGCTCCAGCGGCCCCCTCTTCGGCGTGCTGTTCACCGCCCTCGCGCCCGGCGCCGACCGCCCCACCGCCGACGTTCCGGCACTCGCCGGAGCGCTGCGCCGGGCGCTCAACCGCATCACCGCCATCGGCGGCGCCTGCCCCGGCGACTGCACCCTGGTCGACGCACTCGCCCCCGCCGCCGAGGCACTGGCCGCCACCGCGCCCGCAGAATCGGGGCGCGCGGTGACCAACGCCGCGTTGGCCGCGATCGGCGGGGCCCACGGCACCGCCGTCCTCACCGCACGCCGCGGCCGGGCCAGCTACACGGGCGGACACTCCGAAGGCGTACCCGATCCCGGGGCGGTCGCCGTCGCCCTGGTCCTCACCGCCCTGGCCCGGGTCCACGAACCCCACCTCGCGGGCGACCTCCCCGGACTCCACGGCATCACCCGCGGCACCACGCCGCTGGCCGGAACCCGGGACGAGACACCGGCCCGAGCCTTCAAACGGCACTGA
- a CDS encoding MerR family transcriptional regulator, translated as MDVTEGDGGAAGRAGGRLTTGEVARRLGVAPTTVRSWDRRYGLGPAAHTGGRHRRWTAEDLALLERMCALTATGLPPAEAARLALDGPEPAPPPARESTARIPRPATPARRGTGADPRPGDVRQECKGVTRAALRLDTVALDRLLDTAIEEHGLVTAWTEVIMPTLQAVGRRWENSGQRYVEVEHFLSWHVSGALRRHAPPAVADRAGATTVLACAPAENHTLPLEVLAAALAEQGLPVRMFGGALPVDSLVAAVRRTGPAVVGLWAQSRTTASRPLAQHVSAIEWGVRGARRRPVVLTLGPGWAGQTLPDLPHPPGLAEAVAAVRSAVSR; from the coding sequence GTGGACGTGACCGAAGGCGACGGCGGAGCCGCCGGACGGGCCGGCGGGAGGCTGACGACCGGCGAGGTGGCGAGGCGCCTGGGAGTCGCGCCGACGACGGTCCGCTCATGGGACCGCCGCTACGGTCTCGGCCCCGCCGCGCACACCGGTGGCCGCCACCGCCGCTGGACCGCGGAGGATCTGGCGCTGCTGGAACGCATGTGCGCGCTGACCGCGACCGGGCTTCCGCCCGCCGAAGCCGCCCGCCTGGCCCTCGACGGACCGGAACCGGCCCCGCCCCCGGCCCGCGAGAGCACCGCCCGGATCCCCCGGCCGGCGACCCCCGCCCGCAGGGGCACCGGAGCGGACCCCCGCCCCGGAGACGTACGCCAGGAGTGCAAGGGAGTCACCCGAGCGGCCCTGCGCCTCGACACCGTCGCCCTCGACCGGCTGCTGGACACCGCGATCGAAGAACACGGCCTGGTCACCGCCTGGACGGAAGTGATCATGCCGACGCTGCAGGCTGTCGGCCGCAGATGGGAGAACTCCGGACAGCGGTACGTGGAGGTGGAGCACTTCCTGTCCTGGCACGTGTCCGGCGCGCTGCGGCGCCATGCGCCACCGGCCGTGGCCGATCGCGCCGGTGCCACCACGGTGCTCGCCTGCGCACCGGCCGAGAACCACACCCTCCCGCTCGAAGTACTGGCCGCAGCCCTGGCCGAACAGGGTCTTCCGGTACGCATGTTCGGCGGCGCGCTCCCCGTCGACTCCCTTGTGGCCGCCGTGCGGAGGACCGGACCGGCCGTCGTGGGGCTCTGGGCACAGTCGCGTACCACCGCCAGCCGGCCGCTCGCGCAGCACGTCTCCGCGATCGAATGGGGCGTCCGGGGCGCCCGCCGCAGGCCGGTCGTCCTGACGCTGGGCCCCGGCTGGGCCGGACAGACCCTGCCGGACCTGCCGCACCCGCCCGGTCTTGCGGAGGCCGTGGCCGCCGTCCGATCGGCCGTGTCCAGGTGA
- a CDS encoding alpha/beta fold hydrolase: MMDGYPHTAPQVLPVGDGSLAYRDRGTGDPLVLLHGGLLDHTMWEEQLDSFARTHRVIAPDLRGHGGSAAGTRPFRHTDDVAALLGHLDCGPAVLVGVSMGGGIATDTALEHPALVRALVVSGAGTSEPDFRDPWTTGVLADFQRALAAGDAAGGVERFLDFAAGPYRTLAEVDPEVVGTLRAAAFRTLARLGADGPGDVVPVARTRERLPGITVPVLAVNGALDSEDHLRMAGRLVREVADGRTALVDGAAHYPHLERSGAFGAALTEFLEALPDR; this comes from the coding sequence ATGATGGATGGATACCCGCACACCGCCCCGCAGGTTCTTCCGGTCGGGGACGGATCCCTCGCCTACCGGGACCGCGGTACGGGCGACCCGCTGGTGCTGCTGCACGGCGGCCTTCTGGACCACACCATGTGGGAGGAGCAGCTCGACTCCTTCGCCCGTACCCACCGGGTGATCGCGCCGGACCTCCGGGGCCACGGCGGGTCCGCCGCCGGGACCCGCCCCTTCCGCCACACCGACGACGTGGCCGCACTCCTCGGTCACCTCGACTGCGGCCCCGCCGTACTGGTCGGCGTGTCGATGGGCGGTGGTATCGCCACCGACACCGCCCTGGAACATCCCGCGCTGGTACGGGCCCTGGTGGTCAGCGGTGCGGGCACCAGTGAGCCCGACTTCCGCGATCCGTGGACGACCGGAGTCCTCGCGGACTTCCAGCGGGCCCTGGCCGCGGGTGACGCCGCGGGCGGTGTCGAGAGGTTCCTCGACTTCGCGGCAGGCCCGTACCGCACGCTCGCGGAGGTCGACCCGGAGGTCGTCGGCACTCTGCGTGCAGCGGCTTTCCGCACCCTCGCCCGGCTCGGCGCGGACGGGCCGGGCGACGTGGTCCCGGTGGCACGGACCCGGGAGCGGCTGCCCGGGATCACCGTCCCGGTGCTCGCGGTCAACGGCGCCCTGGACTCGGAGGACCATCTGCGGATGGCCGGCCGGCTCGTGCGCGAGGTCGCCGACGGCCGGACGGCACTCGTCGACGGCGCCGCGCACTATCCCCACCTGGAACGGTCCGGGGCCTTCGGCGCCGCCCTCACGGAGTTCCTGGAGGCCCTGCCGGACCGCTGA
- a CDS encoding HAD family hydrolase gives MFDCDGTLLDSEKHWVDARQHVLDDHGMVPDEKFADLAQGVHYAECGRLMATMAGRPRMAAELTDDLLRAFRALASATPVTCPGAPALVASLAGSMPLAVASNCPQDVVESCLSGAGLLRHFRHVVVPGGTVRPKPEPDVYAEAAARCGVDPGECLAFEDSLCGIRSAVSAGIPVIGIGERPSTESLQLADGWVSSLEDPELVAWAGSWRREQLSG, from the coding sequence GTGTTCGACTGCGACGGAACGCTGCTGGACAGCGAAAAGCACTGGGTCGACGCCCGGCAGCATGTGCTGGACGACCATGGAATGGTCCCGGACGAGAAGTTCGCCGACCTGGCCCAAGGGGTCCACTACGCCGAGTGCGGACGGCTCATGGCGACCATGGCCGGCCGGCCCCGGATGGCCGCCGAGCTGACCGACGACCTTCTGCGGGCCTTCCGGGCCCTCGCCTCGGCAACACCCGTCACCTGCCCCGGAGCGCCCGCGCTCGTCGCCTCCCTGGCCGGAAGCATGCCTCTGGCAGTCGCCAGCAACTGCCCCCAGGACGTCGTCGAAAGCTGCCTCTCCGGCGCCGGTCTGCTGCGGCACTTCCGCCATGTCGTCGTCCCCGGCGGCACCGTCAGGCCCAAGCCCGAACCCGATGTCTACGCGGAGGCCGCGGCACGCTGCGGAGTCGACCCCGGAGAATGCCTCGCCTTCGAGGACTCCCTCTGCGGTATTCGTTCGGCTGTCAGTGCGGGAATTCCCGTCATCGGGATCGGTGAGCGGCCTTCCACGGAGAGCCTGCAACTGGCGGACGGCTGGGTCTCGTCGCTCGAAGATCCGGAACTTGTGGCCTGGGCGGGAAGCTGGAGGCGGGAGCAGTTGAGCGGCTGA
- a CDS encoding FAD-dependent oxidoreductase, producing the protein MSRQTARQTARRGRDRRAEIMIPLRGRERFAPDDAPAVAVAGGGIAGLAAATLLAERGARVTLYEREESLGGRLAGRSTRLSDGSRVTMSRGFHAFFRQYYNLRGLLRRTDPGLDRLRALPDYPLRHSGGMTDSFARVPRTPPFSALGFVALSPSFGWRDLAGMDARAALPLLDVRVPEVYERFDGMSATAFLDRVRFPAAAHHLAFEVFSRSFFADPRELSAAELLLMFHIYFLGSAEGLLFDVPTEPFPQALWEPLGDYLRRLGADLRTGTPVRRVQPVRTADGGGVAVRTDHGTDRYDGAVLALDPGALRGLVAASPGLGTPVWRDRIDALRTAPPFLVSRLWLDRPVRPDRPGFLGTSGYDGLDNISVLDRYEGEAARWAARSGGAVVELHAYAVPAGAAPEQVQNRLVESLHRVYPETREARVVDARHEWRSDCPLFPIGSHARRPGVSTPDPAVTLAGDAIRCDLPVALMERAATTGFLAAGTLLAGWGVRGQTLWTVPRTGRSRTLRALGGLAGR; encoded by the coding sequence ATGTCACGGCAGACGGCCCGGCAGACGGCCCGGCGGGGCCGCGACCGCAGGGCCGAAATCATGATCCCGCTACGGGGCCGGGAACGCTTCGCGCCGGACGACGCACCCGCCGTCGCCGTGGCGGGCGGAGGCATCGCGGGCCTGGCCGCCGCCACCCTGCTGGCCGAACGGGGCGCCCGGGTCACCCTCTACGAACGGGAGGAGTCCCTCGGCGGACGTCTCGCGGGCCGCAGCACCCGTCTCTCCGACGGATCGCGGGTGACCATGAGCCGCGGCTTCCACGCCTTCTTCCGCCAGTACTACAACCTGCGCGGCCTGTTGCGGCGGACCGACCCCGGTCTCGACCGCCTCCGGGCCCTCCCCGACTATCCGCTGCGGCACAGCGGCGGAATGACCGACAGTTTCGCCCGGGTGCCGCGGACACCGCCGTTCAGCGCGCTCGGATTCGTCGCCCTCAGCCCGAGCTTCGGCTGGCGCGACCTCGCGGGCATGGACGCCCGCGCGGCGCTGCCGCTCCTCGACGTCCGGGTGCCCGAGGTCTACGAACGCTTCGACGGTATGAGCGCGACCGCGTTCCTCGACCGCGTCCGGTTCCCCGCGGCCGCACACCATCTGGCGTTCGAGGTGTTCTCGCGCAGCTTCTTCGCCGACCCCCGCGAACTGTCCGCGGCGGAACTCCTGCTGATGTTCCACATCTACTTCCTCGGCTCCGCCGAAGGCCTGCTGTTCGACGTGCCCACCGAGCCCTTCCCCCAAGCGCTGTGGGAGCCCCTCGGCGACTACCTCCGGCGGCTCGGAGCGGACCTCCGCACCGGCACCCCGGTGCGCCGCGTCCAACCCGTCCGTACCGCAGACGGCGGGGGAGTGGCCGTACGGACGGACCACGGCACGGACCGGTACGACGGCGCCGTGCTGGCCCTCGACCCCGGCGCGCTGCGCGGGCTGGTCGCCGCATCGCCCGGTCTCGGCACCCCCGTCTGGCGCGACCGCATCGACGCACTCAGGACGGCGCCGCCCTTCCTCGTCTCCCGGCTCTGGCTGGACCGGCCGGTACGCCCCGACCGGCCCGGCTTCCTCGGCACCAGCGGCTACGACGGCCTCGACAACATCAGCGTCCTCGACCGCTACGAAGGGGAGGCCGCCCGCTGGGCCGCCCGCAGCGGCGGCGCGGTGGTGGAACTGCACGCGTACGCCGTCCCCGCGGGCGCCGCACCGGAGCAGGTGCAGAACCGTCTCGTGGAGAGCCTGCACCGGGTGTACCCGGAGACACGGGAAGCACGGGTGGTGGACGCCCGGCACGAATGGCGCTCCGACTGCCCGCTCTTCCCGATCGGTTCCCACGCCCGGCGGCCCGGCGTGTCCACCCCGGATCCGGCGGTGACCCTCGCCGGGGACGCGATCCGCTGCGACCTCCCGGTGGCCCTGATGGAACGCGCGGCCACCACGGGATTCCTGGCGGCCGGAACCCTGCTCGCCGGATGGGGCGTTCGCGGGCAGACGCTCTGGACCGTTCCCCGGACCGGCCGTTCACGCACCCTGCGGGCACTCGGCGGACTGGCCGGCCGGTAA
- a CDS encoding class I SAM-dependent methyltransferase, giving the protein MTLLRDHDLARAFDHAAHTYDRLTALNPGYRTDLLRSARRLRLPRDGAGLHLLDLGCGTGASTEALVRAAPRARITAVDASPGMLRHALAKPWSARVRFRHLTAEEAATTADEPYDAVFAAYLFRNVTDPDGVLATVRSLLRPEGRLAVHEYSLSGSGFHRALWTAVCHGLIIPAGTLAGDRALYRHLWRSVLDFDTAPAFAARLAGAGFTGVRTAPVAGWQTGIVHTFLARNAAAPYPEGAR; this is encoded by the coding sequence ATGACACTCCTGCGCGACCACGACCTGGCACGCGCCTTCGACCACGCCGCGCACACCTACGACCGACTCACGGCCCTCAACCCCGGCTACCGCACCGACCTCCTGCGTTCGGCGCGCCGCCTCCGGCTGCCCCGGGACGGTGCCGGTCTGCATCTGCTGGACCTCGGCTGCGGCACCGGCGCCTCCACCGAAGCCCTCGTCCGGGCCGCGCCACGGGCCCGGATCACGGCCGTCGACGCCTCGCCGGGGATGCTGCGGCACGCGCTGGCCAAACCGTGGTCCGCCCGGGTGCGCTTCCGGCATCTGACCGCGGAGGAAGCGGCGACCACCGCCGACGAACCGTACGACGCCGTCTTCGCCGCCTATCTGTTCCGCAACGTCACCGACCCGGACGGCGTCCTCGCGACCGTCCGCTCCCTCCTGCGGCCGGAGGGCCGGCTCGCCGTCCACGAGTACAGCCTCAGCGGCTCCGGTTTCCACCGCGCCCTGTGGACCGCCGTATGCCACGGCCTGATCATCCCCGCTGGCACCCTCGCCGGGGACCGCGCCCTCTACCGGCACCTGTGGCGCAGCGTCCTCGACTTCGACACCGCCCCGGCCTTTGCCGCACGGCTGGCGGGCGCGGGGTTCACGGGCGTGCGCACCGCTCCCGTCGCGGGCTGGCAGACCGGGATCGTGCACACCTTCCTGGCCCGCAACGCCGCCGCCCCGTATCCGGAGGGCGCCCGGTGA
- a CDS encoding DUF5914 domain-containing protein, translating to MTRRGSRGGWTAPLRLRRRPDWAAQTATWREARPSVIADALKRASARPSGNWFVVGASRAVRAGGRPYGRTVGGAEVVLWRSDGGELHAGPGSCPHLGAPLRESRVVCGTLVCHWHGLALDGRAFAGWEPYPVHDDGVLVWVRLDAVGGEEPTERPAVPVRPEAGTGVDAVFTAVGRCEPEDVVANRLDPWHGSWFHPYAFTDLTVARPPRGEDDDAFVVEVSFRVTGRLVVPVRAEFTAPGPRTVVMRITEGEGASSVVETHATPLTEESAVRPRTAVVEAVVAASGRRGFALARAAAPVLRPLMRRTAGRLWHDDLAYAERRWELRSTGRFPG from the coding sequence ATGACCCGCCGAGGGAGCCGGGGCGGCTGGACGGCCCCTCTGCGGCTGCGGCGCAGACCGGACTGGGCGGCCCAGACGGCGACCTGGCGCGAGGCCCGCCCGTCGGTGATCGCCGACGCGCTCAAACGGGCCTCGGCACGGCCCTCGGGCAATTGGTTCGTCGTCGGCGCCTCCCGCGCGGTCCGTGCGGGAGGCCGCCCCTACGGCAGAACGGTGGGCGGTGCCGAGGTCGTCCTGTGGCGGTCGGACGGCGGCGAGCTGCACGCGGGTCCCGGCAGCTGTCCGCACCTCGGTGCGCCCCTGCGGGAGAGCCGGGTGGTGTGCGGGACGCTGGTCTGCCACTGGCACGGGCTGGCCCTGGACGGCCGGGCGTTCGCCGGATGGGAGCCGTATCCGGTGCACGACGACGGTGTGCTGGTGTGGGTCCGGCTGGACGCGGTCGGCGGCGAGGAGCCCACGGAGCGTCCCGCGGTGCCGGTGCGTCCGGAGGCGGGCACGGGCGTGGACGCCGTCTTCACGGCCGTCGGCCGGTGCGAGCCGGAGGACGTGGTCGCCAACCGGCTCGACCCGTGGCACGGCTCGTGGTTCCACCCCTATGCGTTCACGGATCTTACGGTGGCCCGGCCGCCGCGGGGCGAGGACGACGACGCCTTCGTCGTGGAGGTGTCGTTCCGGGTGACCGGGCGTCTGGTGGTGCCCGTCCGGGCGGAGTTCACCGCCCCAGGCCCCCGGACGGTGGTCATGCGCATCACGGAGGGCGAGGGGGCGTCGTCGGTGGTGGAGACCCATGCGACGCCCTTGACCGAGGAGTCGGCGGTACGGCCGCGTACCGCGGTGGTCGAAGCGGTCGTCGCCGCGTCCGGACGGCGCGGCTTCGCCCTGGCGCGGGCCGCGGCGCCCGTGCTCCGTCCGCTGATGCGCCGGACGGCCGGGCGGCTGTGGCACGACGATCTGGCCTACGCGGAGCGCCGGTGGGAGCTGCGCAGCACGGGGCGGTTCCCGGGGTGA
- a CDS encoding FAD-dependent oxidoreductase — MSREPRTPGPPDDVVIVGGGAAGLGLAHRLAASGHPSVTLVDAPEGPLRPPERTWCYWARRPGDFDEFDEAVTASWSRLRVHGTDGHAITVDPAPLTYRMLRSADFERLVHSRLARSPGVRVLRATADTVHRTADGAEVRCTTPDGRTLSLPARYVFDSRPRRPLPPARTRLVQHFRGWFVHTDTDRFDPEVADLMDFRVPQPAHGLAFGYVLPLAPDRALVEYTEFSRTPLTPAAYDAALTHYSRDVLALGSYTVESVEQGAIPMTDARFERRTGPSVFRIGTAGGATRPATGYTFAAVQRQSRAVAASLRTGRAAVPPPHGRRALAMDAVLLRALDTGRINGPDFFTALFRRVPPERLLRFLDGGTSPREEWSIGLRTPVRAMLRTALELPFLPRRSPFAPHPGERDR, encoded by the coding sequence ATGAGCCGGGAGCCCCGCACCCCCGGACCCCCGGACGACGTGGTCATCGTCGGCGGCGGCGCCGCCGGACTCGGCCTCGCCCACCGGCTGGCCGCGTCCGGACATCCGTCCGTCACCCTCGTCGACGCCCCCGAAGGCCCGCTGCGGCCACCCGAACGGACCTGGTGCTACTGGGCCCGGCGCCCCGGTGACTTCGACGAGTTCGACGAAGCGGTCACCGCCTCCTGGTCCCGGCTCCGCGTCCACGGCACCGACGGCCATGCGATCACCGTGGACCCAGCCCCGCTGACGTACCGCATGCTCCGCTCCGCGGACTTCGAACGGCTCGTGCACTCCCGGCTCGCCCGTTCCCCCGGCGTACGCGTCCTGCGGGCCACCGCTGACACCGTGCACCGGACGGCCGACGGCGCGGAGGTACGCTGCACGACGCCCGACGGCCGCACCCTGTCGCTCCCTGCCCGGTACGTCTTCGACTCCCGCCCCAGGCGCCCCCTGCCACCGGCCAGGACCCGGCTCGTCCAGCACTTCCGCGGCTGGTTCGTGCACACCGACACGGACCGGTTCGACCCCGAGGTCGCCGATCTGATGGACTTCCGCGTCCCGCAGCCGGCCCATGGGCTCGCCTTCGGCTACGTACTGCCCCTGGCACCGGACCGGGCCCTCGTCGAGTACACCGAGTTCTCACGGACCCCGCTGACCCCCGCGGCCTACGACGCGGCACTGACCCACTACAGCCGCGACGTCCTGGCGCTCGGCTCGTACACCGTCGAATCCGTCGAGCAGGGCGCCATCCCCATGACCGACGCCCGCTTCGAACGCCGGACGGGACCCTCCGTCTTCCGGATCGGAACCGCGGGCGGGGCGACCCGCCCGGCGACCGGATACACCTTCGCCGCCGTACAGCGGCAGAGCCGGGCCGTCGCCGCCTCCCTCCGCACCGGCCGCGCGGCCGTACCCCCGCCGCACGGGCGGCGCGCCCTCGCCATGGACGCCGTCCTGCTGCGCGCCCTGGACACCGGACGGATCAACGGCCCCGACTTCTTCACCGCCCTGTTCCGCCGCGTCCCGCCGGAACGCCTGCTGCGCTTCCTCGACGGCGGCACCTCGCCCCGGGAGGAGTGGAGCATCGGCCTGCGGACCCCCGTCCGCGCCATGCTCCGTACCGCCCTCGAACTGCCCTTCCTGCCACGCCGTTCACCCTTCGCCCCGCACCCCGGAGAACGCGACCGATGA